Proteins from a genomic interval of Trifolium pratense cultivar HEN17-A07 linkage group LG6, ARS_RC_1.1, whole genome shotgun sequence:
- the LOC123889581 gene encoding phospholipase A1 PLIP1, chloroplastic isoform X1, with protein sequence MFCSFGCFRLVSCLPLSQSQSHQKPSMAYTAVGMPTSPTNSVTKDITKEHYGLRRSRSSIDICTRSIMQRSYSDNHLCCSFNRIQASSVQPKLKENRSMGTSPFQFSSSILPNSLRSFLFDQQISKDMNKREKDVNSEENMVESSKDEKVNRANWIERLVEIKKHWRNRLPIESVDMDVIFDDDTYGEFDCDDDSVCMADYDEEDGQEVTYDRDSFSKFLTQVRWSDTKLYSQLAFLCNMAYEIPQIKAQDLRRYYSLQFITSSLEKKAAVAKLKAKLNQDSLGVPIDDSVASQGILEEGKNNEHKPQIRIAYDIAASAASYVQQRAKNLLTLAAKSQQSETEDFSGRKDSLEREEDTSRDYKSEVAAYMAASTVTSVVAAGERERQEAATNLQSLHSSPCEWFVCDDFSNYTRCFVIQGSDSLSSWQANLFFEPTKFENTDVLVHRGIYEAAKGIYEQFMPEIMDHLKRHGDRAKLQFTGHSLGGSLSLLVHLMLLTRKVVSPSTLKPVVTFGSPFVFCGGQKLIDELGVDESHIHCVMMHRDIVPRAFSCNYPDHVAVILKRLNRTFRSHPCLTKNKLLYSPLGKIFILQPDEKTSPPHPLLPSESAFYQLDNTKCGYSPKVLSTFLNQPHPIETLSDPTAYGSEGTILRDHDSSNYLKAVNGILKQHAKTLVRRVRKQRIDELWPLVTSPSPHSWNHEQNIERCNLMTKEITTGVSL encoded by the exons ATGTTCTGTTCTTTTGGGTGCTTCCGGCTTGTTTCTTGCCTACCGCTCAGTCAGTCTCAGTCTCATcag AAACCGAGTATGGCTTACACGGCAGTCGGCATGCCTACCTCTCCAACAAACTCTGTAACTAAGGACATTACAAAAGAGCATTATGGTCTTCGTCGGTCGAGATCCAGCATAGACATATGCACACGTTCCATTATGCAGAGGTCTTATTCTGACAACCATCTATGTTGCTCCTTTAACCGTATACAGGCCTCGTCGGTGCAACCAAAACTTAAGGAGAATCGGTCGATGGGAACTTCTCCATTTCAATTTTCGAGTTCCATTCTCCCAAATTCGTTGCGGTCTTTTTTATTTGACCAACAAATCAGCAAGGACATGAATAAAAGGGAGAAGGATGTAAATAGTGAGGAAAACATGGTGGAAAGTAGTAAAGACGAGAAAGTAAATAGAGCTAATTGGATAGAGAGGCTTGTGGAAATTAAGAAACATTGGAGAAACAGGTTACCGATAGAAAGCGTGGATATGGATGTGATATTCGACGATGATACATATGGTGAATTTGATTGTGATGATGACAGTGTTTGTATGGCGGATTATGATGAAGAAGACGGGCAAGAAGTGACATACGATCGCGACTCATTCTCAAAATTTCTCACTCAAGTGCGATGGTCTGATACCAAACTTTACTCTCAGCTAGCTTTCCTTTGCAACATGGCATATGAAATACCTCAAATCAAG GCTCAGGACTTGAGGAGATACTACAGCCTTCAATTTATAACATCTTCTTTAGAGAAGAAAGCTGCAGTGGCCAAATTAAAAGCAAAACTTAATCAGGACTCGCTAGGCGTTCCTATAGATGACTCGGTAGCCTCTCAAGGTATCTTAGAGGAAGGAAAAAATAATGAACATAAGCCTCAAATTCGAATTGCTTATGACATTGCTGCCTCAGCCGCTTCCTATGTCCAACAGCGAGCTAAGAACCTTTTGACTCTTGCTGCTAAGTCACAACAAAGTGAAACTGAGGATTTTAGTGGAAGAAAAGATTCTCTGGAACGGGAAGAAGACACTTCGCGAGATTATAAATCAGAGGTTGCAGCTTATATGGCAGCGTCAACCGTGACATCTGTGGTTGCAGCCGGAGAGAGGGAAAGGCAGGAAGCAGCAACAAACCTCCAGTCACTTCATTCCTCGCCTTGTGAATGGTTTGTTTGTGATGATTTCAGCAACTACACTCGATGCTTTGTTATTCAG GGTTCAGACTCCCTATCATCTTGGCAAGCAAATCTCTTCTTCGAGCCTACCAAATTTGAG AACACAGATGTACTTGTTCATAGAGGAATATATGAAGCGGCAAAAGGAATATACGAGCAATTCATGCCGGAAATAATGGACCATTTGAAAAGACACGGTGATCGTGCAAAGCTTCAATTCACTGGACATTCCCTCGGGGGAAGTCTCTCTCTTTTGGTTCATTTGATGCTATTGACTAGGAAAGTTGTCAGCCCCTCAACTCTTAAACCAGTAGTGACTTTTGGCTCACCATTTGTATTCTGTGGAGGCCAAAAATTAATCGATGAACTAGGCGTGGATGAAAGCCACATCCACTGTGTGATGATGCATAGAGATATTGTTCCCAGGGCCTTCTCTTGTAATTATCCCGACCATGTAGCCGTCATCCTTAAGCGCTTAAACCGCACTTTTCGGTCACATCCTTGCCTAACGAAAAAT AAGCTATTGTACTCACCACTGGGAAAAATATTCATTCTCCAACCGGATGAGAAGACATCGCCTCCACACCCTTTGCTTCCTTCAGAAAGTGCCTTCTATCAGCTTGATAATACCAAATGTGGATACTCACCAAAAGTTCTCAGCACCTTTCTGAATCAACCGCACCCTATTGAAACACTAAGTGATCCAACAGCATATGGATCAGAAGGCACAATTCTAAGAGACCATGACTCAAGCAACTACCTTAAAGCTGTCAATGGAATCCTAAAACAACATGCAAAGACGCTCGTTCGCAGAGTAAGAAAGCAAAGAATTGATGAATTGTGGCCACTAGTTACCTCACCATCCCCACACTCATGGAACCATGAACAGAATATTGAGAGATGCAACTTGATGACAAAAGAGATAACAACAGGTGTCTCTCTTTAG
- the LOC123889581 gene encoding phospholipase A1 PLIP1, chloroplastic isoform X2: MKPSMAYTAVGMPTSPTNSVTKDITKEHYGLRRSRSSIDICTRSIMQRSYSDNHLCCSFNRIQASSVQPKLKENRSMGTSPFQFSSSILPNSLRSFLFDQQISKDMNKREKDVNSEENMVESSKDEKVNRANWIERLVEIKKHWRNRLPIESVDMDVIFDDDTYGEFDCDDDSVCMADYDEEDGQEVTYDRDSFSKFLTQVRWSDTKLYSQLAFLCNMAYEIPQIKAQDLRRYYSLQFITSSLEKKAAVAKLKAKLNQDSLGVPIDDSVASQGILEEGKNNEHKPQIRIAYDIAASAASYVQQRAKNLLTLAAKSQQSETEDFSGRKDSLEREEDTSRDYKSEVAAYMAASTVTSVVAAGERERQEAATNLQSLHSSPCEWFVCDDFSNYTRCFVIQGSDSLSSWQANLFFEPTKFENTDVLVHRGIYEAAKGIYEQFMPEIMDHLKRHGDRAKLQFTGHSLGGSLSLLVHLMLLTRKVVSPSTLKPVVTFGSPFVFCGGQKLIDELGVDESHIHCVMMHRDIVPRAFSCNYPDHVAVILKRLNRTFRSHPCLTKNKLLYSPLGKIFILQPDEKTSPPHPLLPSESAFYQLDNTKCGYSPKVLSTFLNQPHPIETLSDPTAYGSEGTILRDHDSSNYLKAVNGILKQHAKTLVRRVRKQRIDELWPLVTSPSPHSWNHEQNIERCNLMTKEITTGVSL, encoded by the exons ATG AAACCGAGTATGGCTTACACGGCAGTCGGCATGCCTACCTCTCCAACAAACTCTGTAACTAAGGACATTACAAAAGAGCATTATGGTCTTCGTCGGTCGAGATCCAGCATAGACATATGCACACGTTCCATTATGCAGAGGTCTTATTCTGACAACCATCTATGTTGCTCCTTTAACCGTATACAGGCCTCGTCGGTGCAACCAAAACTTAAGGAGAATCGGTCGATGGGAACTTCTCCATTTCAATTTTCGAGTTCCATTCTCCCAAATTCGTTGCGGTCTTTTTTATTTGACCAACAAATCAGCAAGGACATGAATAAAAGGGAGAAGGATGTAAATAGTGAGGAAAACATGGTGGAAAGTAGTAAAGACGAGAAAGTAAATAGAGCTAATTGGATAGAGAGGCTTGTGGAAATTAAGAAACATTGGAGAAACAGGTTACCGATAGAAAGCGTGGATATGGATGTGATATTCGACGATGATACATATGGTGAATTTGATTGTGATGATGACAGTGTTTGTATGGCGGATTATGATGAAGAAGACGGGCAAGAAGTGACATACGATCGCGACTCATTCTCAAAATTTCTCACTCAAGTGCGATGGTCTGATACCAAACTTTACTCTCAGCTAGCTTTCCTTTGCAACATGGCATATGAAATACCTCAAATCAAG GCTCAGGACTTGAGGAGATACTACAGCCTTCAATTTATAACATCTTCTTTAGAGAAGAAAGCTGCAGTGGCCAAATTAAAAGCAAAACTTAATCAGGACTCGCTAGGCGTTCCTATAGATGACTCGGTAGCCTCTCAAGGTATCTTAGAGGAAGGAAAAAATAATGAACATAAGCCTCAAATTCGAATTGCTTATGACATTGCTGCCTCAGCCGCTTCCTATGTCCAACAGCGAGCTAAGAACCTTTTGACTCTTGCTGCTAAGTCACAACAAAGTGAAACTGAGGATTTTAGTGGAAGAAAAGATTCTCTGGAACGGGAAGAAGACACTTCGCGAGATTATAAATCAGAGGTTGCAGCTTATATGGCAGCGTCAACCGTGACATCTGTGGTTGCAGCCGGAGAGAGGGAAAGGCAGGAAGCAGCAACAAACCTCCAGTCACTTCATTCCTCGCCTTGTGAATGGTTTGTTTGTGATGATTTCAGCAACTACACTCGATGCTTTGTTATTCAG GGTTCAGACTCCCTATCATCTTGGCAAGCAAATCTCTTCTTCGAGCCTACCAAATTTGAG AACACAGATGTACTTGTTCATAGAGGAATATATGAAGCGGCAAAAGGAATATACGAGCAATTCATGCCGGAAATAATGGACCATTTGAAAAGACACGGTGATCGTGCAAAGCTTCAATTCACTGGACATTCCCTCGGGGGAAGTCTCTCTCTTTTGGTTCATTTGATGCTATTGACTAGGAAAGTTGTCAGCCCCTCAACTCTTAAACCAGTAGTGACTTTTGGCTCACCATTTGTATTCTGTGGAGGCCAAAAATTAATCGATGAACTAGGCGTGGATGAAAGCCACATCCACTGTGTGATGATGCATAGAGATATTGTTCCCAGGGCCTTCTCTTGTAATTATCCCGACCATGTAGCCGTCATCCTTAAGCGCTTAAACCGCACTTTTCGGTCACATCCTTGCCTAACGAAAAAT AAGCTATTGTACTCACCACTGGGAAAAATATTCATTCTCCAACCGGATGAGAAGACATCGCCTCCACACCCTTTGCTTCCTTCAGAAAGTGCCTTCTATCAGCTTGATAATACCAAATGTGGATACTCACCAAAAGTTCTCAGCACCTTTCTGAATCAACCGCACCCTATTGAAACACTAAGTGATCCAACAGCATATGGATCAGAAGGCACAATTCTAAGAGACCATGACTCAAGCAACTACCTTAAAGCTGTCAATGGAATCCTAAAACAACATGCAAAGACGCTCGTTCGCAGAGTAAGAAAGCAAAGAATTGATGAATTGTGGCCACTAGTTACCTCACCATCCCCACACTCATGGAACCATGAACAGAATATTGAGAGATGCAACTTGATGACAAAAGAGATAACAACAGGTGTCTCTCTTTAG